The nucleotide sequence CGCCGCGCTGGGCACCTTCTTTGTCGGCAACGATGCCAAGGCCATCCGCGCCACGTTCGCCGCCCTGCCCACCCTGTTCCACGGCTCGCAGTACACGAAGGCGCGCTACATGGAACTGATGGGGCTGATGTATGAAATCCTCAGCAAGATCCGCAAGGAAGGCTTGATGTCCGTCGAGGACGATATCGACGATCCGTACCGCAGTCCCATCTTCGTGAAATACCCGTACACCCTCGGTGACGAGCACATCCTGGAATTCATCACCGATTACCTGCGCCTGATGGTGTCGGGCAATATGGATGCCTACCAGATCGAAAACCTGATGGATAACGAGATCGAGACGCACCATGAAGATGCGGAAATGCCGATCCAGACGATTTCGCAGCTGGCCGACGCCATGCCAGCCTTCGGCATCGTGGCCGCCGTGATGGGCGTGGTGCATACCATGGCATCCGTCGGCTTGCCGCCGGCCGAGCTGGGCGTGCTGATCGCGCAGGCGCTGGTGGGCACCTTCATCGGCATCTTGCTGGCCTATGGCTTCATCGC is from Janthinobacterium sp. 61 and encodes:
- the motA gene encoding flagellar motor stator protein MotA, whose amino-acid sequence is MLVILGFLVVLFSVFGGFALQGGHLAALFQPLELLMIGGAALGTFFVGNDAKAIRATFAALPTLFHGSQYTKARYMELMGLMYEILSKIRKEGLMSVEDDIDDPYRSPIFVKYPYTLGDEHILEFITDYLRLMVSGNMDAYQIENLMDNEIETHHEDAEMPIQTISQLADAMPAFGIVAAVMGVVHTMASVGLPPAELGVLIAQALVGTFIGILLAYGFIAPLASLLRRKHHETAKMYQCVKVTLLASLNGYAPALAVEFGRKVISATERPSFSELENHVRQVRTKN